AATATGATTGAGACATTGGAAATTTTAAGCGATAAAAAGATTCTTTCTCGTATAGAATCTGCAGTTCAAAATATCCGTAAAGGAAAAGTATTTTTGCATAAACAGGTTTTTGGACACAATCCGAATGACAAAATATAAACTTGCCTATTCTCCAGAAGCAAAAGTATAATTGATGTAATTCATCGGAAAGAGTCATATCGTTAACATTTTATCGGACCTGTCCTTTTTTTCGCTTTTTTTCGTCATTGCGATAGCCGATTTATCGGCTCGTGGCAATCTCTTAATCCCCGCTCCACTATTATTTTCTTCCATCCCCATTTTGTCATTCCCGAGTGCTGTTATCGGGAATCTATGATTTTCCTCCGACCCCATTTCCTTGTTTTAACCACCATTTGTGGTAGCCGCAGTCTTCAGCCTGCGAAAAACTACCGACGGAAACGCAACCTGAAGGTTGCGGCTACCAGGCAAAAAACCGAATTGTCAGACAGCATCTCAACCCTGTCCCCTAAACCCTAAACCCGTCCACGGGTTTAATGAACCACGCAAACCACATCCGGGTCACCGCCGGTTCTGTAAAATGCGCCTGCTGTGAGCCCGCCGGCTACCGCAGCAGCGTTATTCGCATAAACTGGTAACCCCACAACCTGTAATTTGCTTGTCGGACTCGTCGTCCCGATGCCGACATTGCCAGAATTGTAATAAATATCGCTTCCGCTGGTGGTCCATTGGCTTGAGCCACCTGTGCCTGTATCATCAACTCCATCTGCAAAACCAGCTGGGATATTACTGATACTTGACCATGTAACCGTATGAGTTGTCAATTGCAATGTAAAATGATACCGGGGTTGCAAAGTAAAATGAGCCCACCCTGTAAATAGAGGATTCTGTTACAGGTGCTTAAACAAGGTGTTGCAAAGTAAAATGAGCCCACCACCAGTGGTATTGGCGGTGTGGATGATACCTTCTGTAAGTTAAGAAATAAATCTGCTATAATAAACCTCAGGTGAACTAAACCTATTCTGACCTGTCAGCAACGAGCGACAGGGTAGGGTGGAAGGGAGGTTTGTTATGGCAGTGAGATTAGAGGATAGGGCAATGATAAGGTATTTAAGGGAAAAGGGATACAGCATAAGAAGGATATCAAGGGAACTTGGTATATCGCGCAGGGCCATAAGAAAGTATTTACAGGACTCTACAAGACCTAAATATGTTCGTGAGTTGCCGTATAACTCTAAATTGGAGTTATACAAGGCGTACATAAAAGAACGACTGAATGATTATCCTGATATTACAGCATTAAAACTTTTTAATGAAATTAAGGATGAAGGTTTTTCTGGTAGTTATCGGCTTGTAGCATATTATGTAAGCAGGATTCGTCCAGTGAAATCACAAAAAGTGTTTTTAAGATACGAGACAGAACCTGGGGATGAAGCACAGGTGGACTGGTCAGAATTTGGCAGTATTAACTATTATGGTAGGAACTGTAAATTGTATTGTTTTAGTTTTGTGTGGGGCTATTCCAGAAGACATTACATAGAGTTCACAATAAGTTGTGATATGCCTACACTTATGAGATGTCATCAGAGAGCGTTTGAATATTTTGGTGGTGTGCCAAAGAAAATACTGTATGATAATATGAAGACAGTAGTATCAGAAAACATTGACGGTAGAATCAGGTTTAACGAAAAGTTTTTAGATTTTGCGAACTATTATGGTTTTATGCCTTCCGCCTGTGATGTAGGACAGGCACATCAAAAAGGCAAGATAGAGCGAGTGATAGAATATATTCGGACAAGTTTCTTTTGTGGAGAAGAGTTTTCAGAACTTGCCGAGTTAAATGCGAAGGCATTGCACTGGTTAACAGAAATCGCAGATGTAAGGATTCACGGGACCACGCGTGAAAAACCGATTGATAGATGGCAAACAGAAAAAAATGCGATTCTACCTTTACCACGAACAAATTACGACACAAGGAAAGTTGAACCGAGATTAGTGCAGAAGGACTGCTACTTAAACTGGGAAGGTAATTGTTATCAGATACCGTGGCAATATGCACGGCAAACAGTAACAGTTAAAGCGGATGAGACAACGCTTCAGGTTTATTACGACGATAAATGTATAGCCCAGCATACAATTAGTAAGCAGAAAGGGAAATATATTCGCAATCCCGAATATTCCAAAGGGATGCCAAAAGTTTTAGATAATCGGAGACAGAAGTATCAGCAAGAGATGTCAGCATTTGGGGAAGTCGGGCTAAAATACTTTGAAGAGATTTTAAACTCGTCAATATCAAATCCATATCATCATTTAGGCAAAATTATACGACTAAAAGAGAGTTATCCTGTTTCAGATATTGCAAGTTCAATAGAGGTTGCATTAAAGTTTAAATCACTCCAAAGTAATACGGTAGTAAATCTGGTTAAGAAACGCATTCCAGCATATAACATAGACCGTCTGGAAAAAATGTTATCTATCCCTGGACTTAACTACAATTTCCAGGAAGTAGAAGAAAGACCGTTAGAGTTTTACGAGTGGGTAACAGGAGAAAAAAATGGCTAACCTACAACTTAATCAGGTGCAGAGCAATTTAGAGAAATTGAACCTTTACCGTATGGCAGAGATATTACCAGAATATCTAAAAACATCAGCAGACAGGAATCTTTAAAATTTCCACAGATAAAGACATTAGACACATTTGATTTTTCGTTTCAGACATCAATTTCTAAAAAGAAGATATTAGAACTTGCGAATCTGTCATTTATTGATAGAAAAGAGAATGTGATATTTTTAGGACCACCCGGTGTAGGGAAAACGCATTTGGCAATCGCACTCGGTGTAAAAGCATGTGAGGCAAGATATCCAGTATTGTTCTTTCAAGCACCAGACCTTCTACAGCATCTTACAAGTTCACTTGCCGATAGAACAGTTAACGAAGAATTAAGACGATTGACCTATTCTGCTTTGATTATCGTTGATGAGATTGGATACCTGCCAATAGACCGGTTAGGCGCAAGTTTATTTTTTCAGTTTATTACATCAAGATATGAAAAAGGCTCAATTATAC
This is a stretch of genomic DNA from Elusimicrobiota bacterium. It encodes these proteins:
- the istA gene encoding IS21 family transposase; translated protein: MAVRLEDRAMIRYLREKGYSIRRISRELGISRRAIRKYLQDSTRPKYVRELPYNSKLELYKAYIKERLNDYPDITALKLFNEIKDEGFSGSYRLVAYYVSRIRPVKSQKVFLRYETEPGDEAQVDWSEFGSINYYGRNCKLYCFSFVWGYSRRHYIEFTISCDMPTLMRCHQRAFEYFGGVPKKILYDNMKTVVSENIDGRIRFNEKFLDFANYYGFMPSACDVGQAHQKGKIERVIEYIRTSFFCGEEFSELAELNAKALHWLTEIADVRIHGTTREKPIDRWQTEKNAILPLPRTNYDTRKVEPRLVQKDCYLNWEGNCYQIPWQYARQTVTVKADETTLQVYYDDKCIAQHTISKQKGKYIRNPEYSKGMPKVLDNRRQKYQQEMSAFGEVGLKYFEEILNSSISNPYHHLGKIIRLKESYPVSDIASSIEVALKFKSLQSNTVVNLVKKRIPAYNIDRLEKMLSIPGLNYNFQEVEERPLEFYEWVTGEKNG
- the istB gene encoding IS21-like element helper ATPase IstB, producing MKTLDTFDFSFQTSISKKKILELANLSFIDRKENVIFLGPPGVGKTHLAIALGVKACEARYPVLFFQAPDLLQHLTSSLADRTVNEELRRLTYSALIIVDEIGYLPIDRLGASLFFQFITSRYEKGSIILTSNKSFSSWGEIFTDGVFAAAILDRLLHHANVINIKGESYRLKDKKKELLKEEKEQ